One genomic segment of Gemmatimonadaceae bacterium includes these proteins:
- a CDS encoding ADOP family duplicated permease, with protein MAFMSMWGRWGSSAAQDLRFGRRQLTRTPLGTTVMVVSIALGIGVAAAVFTLVDVMLLRPLPFPMAERLVVPFQTVSVKARARQDTVAWTFARYELLKQAAAGFDDMGFADWSDALVRLPNEDDHPIRLEAITRSLLSTFSIEPKLGRSFAADEDSATHPTTVGMISDRLWRTAFGASPGVIGTTLEIDGSPVTVIGVMPPHFTGFTIGADAWLPVRMMSRIDPSARWTEKLAGLSGTVIARTSRGVTLDRERVYLRAALPLIDQIATNRFVADKQDRGIGVVSLAEARRHPLVKPILALMSAAVIGLLAIVCANIASILLARGHARRGEMGVRLALGASGGRVARQVLTECALLGFVALPCGILLGSFCAQALAALRPALPQNWVLLRGTDLLAGASFDPNMRVVVFASLVTIAATLLFGIGPAIAAARVDAKELIATSGDLHATSPVKGRQLLVAAQIALATMLLISAGLMLRSLDVLLHVDLGFQPKGVLTLHVASNDTSASARIRRADFIAQLTTMPGITSVATSGCVPFDVACLYTLGVHSIGGVGGDRPIEAELHGVSSGYFRTLGISLVGGRTFVDADTMGDHPVAVIGETMARELYGDRSPVGKALALDQPNARPMTIVGVVRDVRFRSVDAARSPAVYTLQSEDQQSPRFGATLLVRTSMSGPAVATTVSRAAQASAVPMSLSSVRMLDEIVSAEMSATRVVAVLLLGFALTALALASLGVYGVVAFVVSQRSKELGLRLVLGADERTLLWSTVGRGAMVVAIGLGSGALVAIGTSRLVASFLFGIKSLDATTYVAALAIVGVVGVVATFLPARRIMRIDAGMSLRG; from the coding sequence ATGGCGTTCATGTCGATGTGGGGCCGTTGGGGCAGTTCTGCCGCGCAGGATCTGCGATTCGGCCGTCGACAACTGACTCGGACACCACTCGGTACGACAGTCATGGTCGTGTCGATCGCGCTCGGCATCGGCGTCGCGGCCGCGGTGTTCACGCTGGTCGATGTGATGCTGCTTCGGCCGCTCCCGTTTCCCATGGCCGAGCGGCTGGTGGTGCCGTTTCAGACCGTGAGCGTGAAGGCGCGCGCGCGACAGGATACCGTGGCGTGGACCTTCGCGCGATACGAGCTGCTGAAGCAAGCCGCCGCGGGCTTCGACGACATGGGATTCGCCGATTGGTCGGACGCGCTCGTCCGCCTGCCGAATGAGGACGATCATCCGATTCGTCTGGAAGCGATCACGCGTTCGTTGTTGTCGACGTTCTCGATCGAGCCAAAATTGGGACGATCGTTCGCCGCCGACGAGGATTCGGCGACACATCCGACGACGGTCGGGATGATCTCGGACCGTCTATGGCGCACCGCGTTCGGCGCGAGTCCGGGTGTCATCGGCACGACACTCGAGATCGATGGTTCGCCGGTGACGGTCATCGGCGTCATGCCGCCGCATTTCACCGGCTTCACCATCGGCGCCGACGCATGGCTGCCGGTGCGCATGATGTCGCGCATCGATCCGTCGGCGCGCTGGACCGAAAAGCTCGCCGGTCTTTCGGGAACTGTCATCGCGCGCACGAGTCGGGGCGTGACGCTCGATCGGGAGCGCGTGTATTTGCGCGCCGCGCTTCCACTCATCGATCAGATCGCGACCAATCGATTCGTCGCCGACAAGCAGGATCGCGGCATTGGCGTCGTCTCGCTCGCCGAAGCGCGCCGTCATCCGCTCGTCAAACCGATTCTCGCGCTGATGAGCGCGGCGGTGATCGGTCTCTTGGCGATCGTGTGTGCGAACATCGCGTCGATCCTGCTCGCCCGCGGCCACGCGCGCCGCGGCGAGATGGGCGTGCGGCTCGCGCTCGGCGCATCGGGCGGGCGAGTGGCGCGCCAGGTGCTGACGGAGTGTGCGTTGCTCGGATTCGTTGCGCTGCCGTGCGGAATTCTGCTCGGATCGTTCTGCGCGCAAGCGCTCGCGGCACTTCGGCCCGCCCTCCCACAAAACTGGGTGCTGCTGCGCGGCACGGATTTGCTCGCCGGCGCGTCGTTCGATCCGAACATGCGCGTCGTCGTCTTCGCGTCGCTCGTGACGATCGCGGCAACGCTGCTGTTCGGCATCGGTCCGGCGATCGCGGCCGCGCGTGTCGATGCGAAGGAGCTCATCGCGACGTCGGGCGATCTGCATGCGACGTCGCCGGTGAAGGGCCGGCAGTTGCTGGTCGCCGCGCAGATCGCGCTGGCGACGATGCTGCTGATCTCCGCCGGCTTGATGCTGCGCAGTCTCGACGTCCTGCTGCACGTCGACCTGGGATTTCAGCCAAAGGGCGTGTTGACGCTGCACGTCGCGTCGAACGATACGTCCGCGTCCGCGCGCATACGCCGGGCGGACTTCATCGCGCAGCTCACGACGATGCCCGGCATCACGTCAGTGGCGACGTCGGGTTGCGTGCCGTTCGACGTCGCGTGTCTCTATACGCTCGGCGTGCACTCGATCGGTGGCGTCGGCGGCGACCGACCGATCGAGGCCGAGCTGCACGGTGTGTCGAGCGGCTACTTCCGAACGCTTGGTATTTCGCTCGTCGGCGGACGCACGTTCGTCGATGCCGACACGATGGGCGATCATCCCGTGGCCGTGATCGGCGAGACGATGGCGCGCGAGTTGTACGGCGACCGTTCTCCGGTCGGCAAGGCGCTGGCGCTCGATCAACCGAATGCGCGGCCGATGACGATCGTCGGCGTCGTGCGCGACGTGCGATTCCGCTCGGTCGATGCGGCGCGTTCGCCGGCGGTGTACACGCTGCAATCCGAAGATCAGCAATCGCCCCGCTTCGGCGCGACGCTCCTGGTGCGAACGAGCATGAGCGGCCCGGCCGTCGCGACGACCGTGTCGCGCGCGGCGCAGGCGAGCGCGGTGCCGATGTCGCTGTCGAGCGTGCGGATGCTCGACGAGATCGTGAGCGCGGAGATGTCGGCGACGCGCGTCGTCGCGGTCCTCCTGCTCGGCTTCGCCCTCACGGCGCTCGCGCTGGCGAGTCTCGGTGTGTATGGCGTCGTTGCGTTCGTGGTGTCGCAGCGCAGCAAGGAGCTGGGGTTGCGTCTCGTGCTTGGCGCGGACGAGCGAACGCTGCTGTGGTCGACGGTCGGACGTGGCGCGATGGTCGTCGCCATCGGCTTGGGGAGTGGCGCGCTGGTGGCGATCGGAACGTCGCGACTGGTGGCGTCGTTCCTGTTCGGGATCAAGTCGCTGGATGCGACGACCTATGTCGCGGCGCTCGCGATCGTGGGCGTGGTGGGTGTCGTGGCGACGTTCCTGCCGGCGAGACGGATCATGCGGATCGACGCGGGGATGTCGTTGCGAGGCTGA
- a CDS encoding ABC transporter permease: MPNSFWRRRSIRESELTDELRTHMSMAIRDGIARGESPEDAERNARRDLGDTVTIREVTSDMWPRDWASEFAGDVRYAIRSLTRLPAFATACVVTLALGIGANTAIFSVINGVVLRPLPYPKPQQLVQITSQFPSMGLDHFPLDAAEFLEFQERNRSFQSVGAYVVSAVNLGGDATPMRVTAAIASSSMFDVLGVHPAMGRAFTNEETLPNQAPVVVLSHEVWQSAFGGRPIVGKQIQVDGMARTVVGIMPPGFDVHEQGVQVWAPLTLDPAQRKQYRGGHNFLLVGRLKDGVSLTQARGELTQMVKQWNVTDGGTVGAQCCGPGFVHTPDPKFHPIRFDDLQSDTIGGIGRALWTLQAAVAFVLLIACANLANLLLMRAETRHKELAVRAALGAGRGRLVRQFLAESFVLSITGAVLGTALAYVGLRTLVHAASAGIPRAAGVTIDARVLLFTLGLALLTAVVFGLAPALQMTAGNLGLTLRDAGSRTTAIGARARVRSGLVILEMALAVMLVVGAGLLVRSFWNLMRVDAGFDRTHLTTFRIALPPKVYTDPVRRVAFYDNLTRELRSVPGIAATTAMSGLPPQRSINANDTDIEGYVPAPNGPMANIDYYQYALPSYFTTMHIPVVAGRAFGPQDGPMTAPVAIINQTTARLFYGKQNPIGRRIRPGGDSVWMTIVGVAKDVKQGGVDSKTGTELYLDYEQSPTIRQYAPASLNVVVRSDRDVAALAPGIRKVVSSLDASLPIAQMRSMDEVFAASVARPQILAELLGTFAVIALVLAAVGTYGVLAYSITQRAREIGIRIALGASAQNVRRMVLRHGLGLAVVGLALGLLGAAALGRLTSTLLFGIAPVDTMTYVAVSAFMLCVAGAASFVPALRATRMDPLEALRAD; the protein is encoded by the coding sequence ATGCCGAACAGCTTCTGGCGCCGCCGGTCAATTCGCGAAAGCGAATTGACCGACGAGCTTCGCACGCACATGAGCATGGCAATCCGCGACGGCATCGCGCGCGGCGAGTCGCCCGAAGACGCGGAACGCAACGCGCGGCGCGACCTTGGCGATACCGTCACCATCCGCGAAGTGACGAGCGACATGTGGCCGCGCGACTGGGCGTCCGAGTTCGCCGGCGACGTTCGCTATGCCATCCGGAGCCTCACGCGCTTGCCCGCATTCGCGACCGCGTGCGTCGTGACGCTCGCACTCGGAATCGGCGCGAACACCGCGATCTTCAGCGTCATCAACGGTGTCGTGCTTCGGCCGTTGCCATACCCGAAGCCGCAGCAGCTGGTGCAGATCACGAGCCAGTTCCCGTCGATGGGCCTCGATCACTTCCCGCTCGATGCGGCCGAGTTTCTCGAGTTCCAGGAGCGAAACCGATCGTTCCAGTCCGTCGGCGCGTACGTCGTGAGCGCGGTGAACCTGGGTGGTGACGCAACGCCCATGCGCGTCACCGCCGCCATCGCATCGTCGAGCATGTTCGACGTGCTCGGCGTCCACCCGGCGATGGGACGCGCATTCACGAATGAGGAAACGCTCCCGAATCAGGCGCCGGTCGTCGTGCTCTCACACGAAGTGTGGCAGAGCGCGTTCGGCGGCCGCCCGATCGTCGGCAAGCAGATTCAAGTCGATGGCATGGCGCGCACGGTCGTCGGCATCATGCCGCCGGGCTTCGACGTGCACGAGCAAGGCGTGCAGGTGTGGGCGCCGCTCACGCTCGACCCGGCGCAGCGAAAGCAATACCGCGGCGGCCACAACTTCCTGCTCGTCGGACGACTCAAGGACGGCGTCTCACTCACACAGGCGCGCGGCGAGCTCACGCAAATGGTGAAGCAATGGAACGTCACCGACGGCGGCACGGTCGGAGCACAGTGCTGCGGCCCGGGTTTCGTGCACACGCCCGATCCGAAATTCCACCCCATTCGCTTCGACGATCTGCAATCGGACACCATCGGAGGCATAGGCCGCGCCCTATGGACGCTGCAGGCCGCGGTTGCGTTCGTCCTGCTCATCGCGTGCGCGAATCTCGCGAACCTCCTGCTCATGCGCGCCGAGACGCGCCACAAGGAGCTGGCAGTGCGCGCCGCGCTGGGCGCCGGCCGCGGGCGGCTCGTGCGGCAGTTTCTCGCCGAGAGTTTTGTGCTCTCGATCACCGGCGCCGTGCTCGGTACCGCGCTGGCGTACGTCGGATTGCGCACGCTGGTTCATGCGGCGTCGGCCGGCATTCCGCGCGCCGCCGGCGTTACCATCGACGCGCGAGTCCTGCTCTTTACACTCGGTCTCGCGCTGTTGACGGCGGTGGTGTTCGGTCTCGCGCCGGCGCTCCAGATGACTGCCGGCAACCTGGGGCTGACGCTGCGCGATGCAGGCAGCCGCACGACGGCGATCGGTGCGCGCGCACGCGTGCGCAGCGGACTTGTCATCCTGGAGATGGCGCTTGCGGTGATGCTGGTCGTCGGCGCGGGGTTGCTCGTTCGGAGCTTCTGGAATCTCATGCGCGTCGACGCGGGCTTCGATCGCACGCATCTCACGACGTTCCGCATCGCGCTGCCGCCCAAGGTGTACACTGATCCCGTTCGTCGCGTCGCGTTCTACGACAATCTGACGCGCGAACTGCGTTCCGTTCCCGGCATCGCCGCGACGACCGCGATGAGCGGACTTCCGCCACAGCGCTCGATCAACGCGAACGACACGGACATCGAAGGATACGTGCCCGCGCCGAACGGCCCGATGGCGAACATCGACTACTATCAGTACGCGCTGCCGTCGTATTTCACGACGATGCACATTCCCGTGGTTGCCGGCCGCGCGTTCGGACCGCAAGACGGTCCGATGACGGCGCCCGTCGCGATCATCAACCAGACCACGGCGCGCCTCTTTTATGGAAAGCAGAATCCGATCGGGCGTCGCATTCGGCCGGGCGGCGATTCAGTCTGGATGACGATCGTCGGCGTCGCGAAGGACGTGAAACAGGGCGGCGTCGACTCGAAGACCGGCACCGAGTTGTATCTCGACTACGAGCAGAGCCCAACGATTCGCCAGTACGCGCCGGCAAGTCTCAACGTCGTCGTCCGGTCGGATCGCGACGTCGCCGCGCTCGCGCCGGGAATTCGGAAAGTCGTCTCGTCGCTCGATGCATCGCTGCCGATCGCGCAGATGCGCAGCATGGACGAAGTCTTCGCGGCGTCCGTCGCACGACCGCAGATCCTCGCCGAGCTGCTCGGCACATTCGCGGTGATCGCGCTGGTGCTCGCGGCAGTCGGCACGTACGGTGTGCTCGCCTATTCGATCACACAGCGGGCGCGCGAGATCGGCATTCGCATCGCGCTTGGCGCGAGCGCGCAGAACGTGCGCCGCATGGTGTTGCGCCACGGACTGGGACTCGCCGTCGTCGGACTCGCGCTCGGCTTGCTCGGCGCGGCGGCGCTCGGACGCCTGACCTCGACGTTGCTGTTCGGCATCGCCCCCGTGGATACGATGACCTATGTCGCGGTCTCGGCATTCATGCTGTGCGTCGCCGGCGCGGCGTCGTTCGTGCCGGCGTTGCGGGCAACGCGGATGGATCCGCTCGAGGCGTTGCGCGCGGATTGA
- a CDS encoding PadR family transcriptional regulator yields the protein MTNRRPKPALARIELLQGTLDLIILQALRWGPRHGYGLVQLVRATSNGVLQVDAGSLYPALHRLERQKLVKAEWEKSDNKQRVRVYRLTPAGRKRLTAERSRWQQLSQAIEGLFVPPAPEEV from the coding sequence ATGACCAATCGTCGACCCAAGCCGGCCCTCGCGCGCATCGAGCTCCTTCAGGGCACGCTCGATCTCATCATCCTCCAGGCCCTGCGCTGGGGACCGCGCCACGGATACGGGCTCGTACAGCTCGTCCGCGCGACCTCCAACGGCGTCCTGCAAGTCGATGCCGGGTCGCTCTATCCCGCGCTGCATCGGCTCGAACGACAGAAGCTCGTGAAAGCCGAGTGGGAGAAGTCCGATAACAAACAGCGCGTGCGCGTTTATCGCCTCACACCCGCCGGCCGAAAACGGCTCACCGCCGAGCGCTCGCGCTGGCAGCAGCTCTCACAGGCCATCGAAGGATTGTTCGTGCCGCCCGCTCCCGAGGAGGTTTGA
- a CDS encoding M28 family peptidase, whose product MRSFVLFPAFAAVLAVPAARAAAQDNPTGDPIVQRLYDEGMHHSHAASLAQVLMDSIGPRLTGSPANRAANDWLLATYRAWGVDAKNEQYGTWRDWTRGPSGLELVAPRVRVLEATMHAWSATTPAGGVTTDVVIIPRASEIVDSAGFARWLAGARGKIVLASMPQPSCRPDSDTRFWADSATYAHSRAVRDSVASDWTARFTAAHVSTRNLMPVLERAGVAAVLTNSWSRGWGVDKIQSARSRTVPSFDVSCEDYSLLARLAANGQHPRVRAVAQATLAAAESPVFNTVARITGSDKPNEYVMLSAHLDSWDAGSGATDNGTGTITMLEAMRILHEIYPHPKRTILVGHWSGEEEGDIGSSAFAADHPEILKGLQALFNQDNGTGEIDSVQTNGFVDGAPALARWMSRMPADMTRSIALMMPGVAHNESTDSDAFDCRNAPGFFLTSSDWSYTDYTWHTNRDTYDKINFDNVKRNATLVALFAYEASEDPTFLSRTRRVPPIDPRSGQPMRVPQCDEAPRSWAATQRP is encoded by the coding sequence ATGCGCTCATTCGTCCTCTTCCCCGCTTTCGCCGCCGTGCTGGCCGTGCCCGCGGCGCGCGCCGCCGCCCAGGACAATCCGACGGGCGATCCGATCGTCCAACGTCTCTACGACGAAGGCATGCACCACTCGCACGCCGCGAGTCTTGCACAAGTGCTCATGGACTCGATCGGACCGCGACTGACCGGCTCGCCCGCGAACCGCGCCGCGAACGACTGGCTCCTTGCCACCTATCGCGCGTGGGGCGTGGACGCGAAGAACGAGCAATACGGCACCTGGCGCGACTGGACGCGCGGGCCGAGCGGTCTCGAGCTCGTCGCGCCGCGCGTGCGTGTGCTCGAGGCAACGATGCACGCCTGGAGCGCCACGACGCCGGCGGGCGGCGTCACCACCGACGTCGTCATCATTCCGCGCGCATCAGAGATCGTTGATAGCGCCGGCTTCGCGCGGTGGCTCGCCGGCGCCAGGGGCAAGATCGTGCTGGCGTCGATGCCGCAGCCAAGCTGCCGCCCCGATTCCGACACGCGCTTCTGGGCCGACTCGGCGACCTACGCGCACTCGCGCGCGGTGCGCGACAGCGTCGCATCCGACTGGACCGCGCGTTTCACCGCCGCGCACGTCAGCACCCGCAATCTCATGCCCGTGCTCGAGCGCGCGGGCGTCGCGGCGGTTCTCACGAACTCCTGGTCGCGCGGCTGGGGCGTGGACAAGATCCAATCCGCGCGGTCACGCACCGTACCCTCATTCGACGTGTCGTGCGAAGACTATTCGCTGCTCGCGCGTCTCGCGGCGAACGGACAGCATCCGCGCGTGCGAGCGGTGGCGCAGGCGACGCTTGCCGCCGCAGAGTCGCCGGTCTTCAACACCGTGGCGCGCATCACGGGCAGCGACAAGCCGAACGAATACGTCATGCTCTCCGCGCATCTCGACTCGTGGGACGCCGGTAGCGGTGCGACCGACAATGGTACGGGCACGATCACGATGCTCGAGGCCATGCGCATACTCCACGAGATCTATCCGCACCCCAAGCGCACGATTCTCGTCGGGCATTGGAGCGGCGAAGAGGAAGGCGACATCGGATCGTCGGCGTTCGCCGCGGACCATCCCGAGATCCTCAAGGGACTCCAGGCACTGTTCAATCAGGACAACGGCACCGGCGAGATCGACAGCGTGCAGACGAACGGCTTCGTCGACGGCGCTCCGGCGCTCGCGCGCTGGATGTCGCGCATGCCCGCCGACATGACGCGCAGCATCGCGCTGATGATGCCCGGTGTCGCGCACAACGAAAGCACCGACAGCGACGCGTTCGACTGCCGCAACGCACCGGGATTCTTTCTCACGTCGTCCGATTGGTCGTACACCGATTACACCTGGCACACCAACCGCGACACGTACGACAAGATCAATTTCGACAACGTGAAGCGGAACGCCACGCTCGTCGCGCTGTTCGCGTACGAGGCATCGGAAGATCCGACGTTCCTCTCGCGGACGCGACGTGTGCCGCCAATCGACCCGCGCAGTGGACAGCCGATGCGTGTTCCGCAATGCGACGAAGCCCCGCGCAGCTGGGCGGCCACGCAACGGCCGTAA
- a CDS encoding MFS transporter, which translates to MPSNQPPRPRLGRALAHRNFRLFFSGQSVSLIGTWITRVATSWLVYRLTHSALLLGVVGFAGQIPTLLLAPFAGVLVDRWDRHRILVWTQVLSALQSLALAILAFTGAIDVAWILVLQVVQGLINAFDTPARQSFVVHMVDDRADLPNAIALNSTMVNGSRIIGPSIGGVIIAAMGESWCFLIDAISYVAVIISLLMMRVKRDAPASTRAGMLSELRDGYRYVSGFPPVRSALILLAVVSCMGMPYSVLMPMIASTTLHGGAHTLGFLMTASGLGAVAGALYLASRSSVLGLGRVMIVATMTFGIGLIAFGLSQSLWASLVILPFVGAGFMVNMASVNTILQTITEERLRGRVMAFYTMAFMGSAPIGSLLAGVVADRIGASATIILGGVVCAAAGVWLATRIRSLREHVRPIYVERGILSAVQAESGTAPL; encoded by the coding sequence ATGCCGTCGAACCAACCGCCGCGCCCGCGACTCGGACGCGCGCTCGCACACCGAAATTTTCGTCTGTTCTTCAGCGGGCAGAGCGTTTCGCTCATCGGCACGTGGATCACGCGCGTGGCGACGAGTTGGCTCGTGTATCGGCTGACGCACTCCGCGCTGCTGCTCGGCGTGGTGGGATTCGCCGGCCAGATTCCGACGCTGCTGCTTGCACCGTTCGCGGGCGTGTTGGTGGATCGCTGGGACCGGCATCGCATTCTCGTGTGGACGCAGGTGCTGTCCGCGCTCCAATCGCTCGCGCTTGCCATTCTCGCGTTCACCGGGGCGATCGACGTGGCGTGGATCCTCGTGCTGCAGGTGGTGCAGGGCCTGATCAACGCCTTCGATACGCCCGCGCGGCAGTCGTTCGTCGTGCACATGGTGGACGATCGCGCGGACCTGCCGAACGCCATCGCGCTCAACTCGACGATGGTGAACGGCAGTCGCATCATCGGTCCGTCGATCGGCGGCGTGATCATCGCCGCCATGGGCGAAAGCTGGTGTTTCCTGATCGACGCGATCTCGTACGTCGCGGTGATCATCTCGCTGTTGATGATGCGCGTCAAACGCGATGCGCCGGCGTCGACGCGCGCGGGGATGCTGTCCGAGTTGCGCGACGGCTATCGGTACGTCAGCGGATTTCCTCCGGTGCGATCGGCGTTGATCCTGCTCGCCGTCGTCAGCTGCATGGGGATGCCGTACAGCGTGCTCATGCCGATGATCGCGTCGACCACGTTGCACGGCGGCGCGCACACGCTCGGCTTTCTCATGACCGCGTCCGGACTTGGCGCCGTCGCCGGCGCGCTCTATCTCGCGAGCCGGTCCAGCGTGCTCGGTCTCGGTCGCGTGATGATCGTCGCGACGATGACGTTCGGCATTGGGCTCATCGCCTTCGGGCTTTCACAGTCGTTGTGGGCGTCGCTCGTGATCCTGCCGTTCGTGGGCGCGGGCTTCATGGTGAACATGGCGTCGGTGAACACGATCCTTCAGACGATCACCGAAGAGCGTTTGCGCGGCCGGGTGATGGCGTTTTATACCATGGCGTTCATGGGTTCGGCGCCGATCGGCAGTCTGCTGGCCGGTGTCGTCGCCGACCGCATCGGCGCGTCGGCGACGATCATTCTCGGCGGCGTCGTTTGCGCGGCGGCCGGCGTGTGGCTCGCGACGCGAATCAGATCGCTGCGCGAGCACGTGCGGCCGATTTACGTCGAGCGTGGAATCCTGTCCGCGGTGCAGGCGGAGTCGGGAACGGCGCCGCTCTAA
- a CDS encoding cytochrome P450 has protein sequence MIDIFSEDARRNPYPLYAQLRSAAPVFREPRTGLWMLLGYDDTKRGLADAATFSSAASPGGALTSQWLIFADPPRHTRLRSLIARAFTPRSVAALEARIDALARSLLDRADANSDSGEIELIGDFAMPLPLMVVAEMIGAPPSDYATFRRWSDAIVRLSHTVSGDPRAAQAIHDVTVANAEMREYVGRLVDERRSRPENDLLTALVQPNEEGERLTDDEILGFFQLLMLAGHETTTNLIANAVLSFIEHPDQLALLRIAPELLAPAIEEVLRYRSPVQTMFRVAKKDARVGDHTIPAGQMVLLVIGAANRDPRRFDGAESFDVTRHPNAHIAFGHGIHFCVGAPLARLEARIALGLLLERWTRFERAGDEPWTPREAFHVHGPERLQLRFERSEAARA, from the coding sequence GTGATCGACATCTTCTCCGAGGACGCACGTCGCAATCCGTATCCCCTCTACGCACAGCTTCGGTCCGCGGCGCCGGTGTTTCGCGAACCACGCACCGGTCTGTGGATGCTCCTGGGCTACGACGACACCAAGCGCGGACTCGCCGACGCCGCGACGTTCAGCTCGGCCGCGTCGCCCGGCGGGGCGCTGACGAGTCAGTGGTTGATCTTCGCGGATCCACCGAGGCACACGCGGCTGCGGTCGTTGATCGCGCGCGCGTTTACGCCGCGCTCCGTGGCGGCGCTGGAAGCGCGCATCGATGCGCTGGCGCGTTCGCTGCTCGATCGCGCGGACGCGAACTCCGACTCCGGCGAAATCGAGTTGATCGGCGATTTCGCGATGCCGCTGCCGCTCATGGTCGTTGCCGAGATGATTGGCGCGCCTCCGTCGGACTACGCGACGTTTCGCCGGTGGAGCGATGCGATCGTCCGATTGAGCCACACCGTCAGCGGCGATCCGCGCGCCGCGCAGGCGATTCACGACGTCACCGTCGCGAACGCGGAGATGCGCGAGTACGTCGGCCGCCTCGTCGACGAGCGGCGCTCGCGGCCAGAGAACGATCTGCTGACGGCACTCGTGCAGCCGAACGAAGAAGGCGAACGCCTGACCGATGACGAAATCCTGGGATTCTTCCAGCTCCTGATGCTGGCCGGGCACGAGACGACGACGAATCTGATCGCGAACGCCGTGTTGTCGTTCATCGAACATCCGGATCAGCTCGCGCTGCTTCGTATCGCGCCGGAGTTGCTGGCTCCGGCGATCGAGGAGGTGCTGCGATATCGATCGCCGGTACAAACCATGTTTCGCGTCGCGAAGAAGGACGCGCGAGTCGGCGATCACACGATTCCCGCCGGGCAGATGGTGCTGCTCGTGATCGGAGCCGCGAATCGCGACCCGCGGCGGTTCGACGGGGCCGAGTCGTTCGATGTGACGCGGCATCCGAATGCGCACATCGCGTTCGGGCACGGCATTCACTTCTGTGTCGGGGCCCCGCTGGCGAGGCTCGAGGCGCGAATCGCGCTCGGATTATTGCTCGAGCGATGGACGCGGTTCGAGCGCGCCGGCGACGAGCCCTGGACGCCGCGCGAAGCGTTCCACGTGCATGGTCCGGAGCGCCTTCAGCTACGTTTCGAGCGGTCGGAGGCAGCGCGCGCGTAG
- a CDS encoding TetR/AcrR family transcriptional regulator, which produces MTRQRIVNRPRGRPRSQDADTALHAAAIALIRDIGYDAVTMEGIAERAGVGKATLYRRFASKEPLVVEALGGIMRKVPVPDTGTLGGDVRRLLRSTSIMYEDPATRHLLSGLVAAMARNEAIARAVRHGFVATWRDAMRQILARAAARGELRRGLDAAFATHLFAGPLLYRFLIDGDRVDERFTRRVAAVVLRGIAL; this is translated from the coding sequence ATGACACGCCAGCGTATCGTAAATCGGCCGCGCGGACGGCCGCGCAGCCAGGATGCCGACACCGCCCTTCATGCCGCTGCCATCGCGCTCATTCGCGACATCGGCTACGACGCCGTGACCATGGAGGGGATCGCCGAACGGGCGGGAGTGGGCAAGGCGACGCTCTATCGGCGGTTCGCGTCGAAGGAGCCGCTCGTCGTCGAGGCGCTAGGCGGAATCATGCGCAAGGTTCCCGTGCCCGACACCGGCACGCTCGGCGGCGACGTGCGCCGCCTGCTGCGCTCCACCTCGATCATGTACGAGGATCCGGCGACACGCCACTTGTTGTCCGGTCTCGTCGCGGCGATGGCGCGCAATGAGGCGATTGCTCGCGCGGTCCGTCACGGCTTCGTGGCGACGTGGCGCGATGCCATGCGACAGATCCTCGCGCGCGCCGCCGCGCGCGGCGAGCTGCGCCGCGGACTCGATGCGGCGTTCGCCACGCATCTCTTCGCCGGACCACTGCTTTATCGTTTTCTCATCGACGGCGACCGCGTGGACGAACGCTTCACGCGCCGCGTCGCCGCCGTCGTGCTGCGAGGTATCGCGTTGTGA
- a CDS encoding VTT domain-containing protein — MRPSDWARLLVPLLLIAAFLVAAWKLGYFNLKDPSKLTAAADRAQNLPWFGPVFAIAYGVVAAFAAPVSPLAYGAGAMFGVVQGTIWVWTGSMIGGTAGYWLARGAWAGAAKRMLGRYQEKLQDLERGNAFLTVLRVQLLPIVPFGVFNYAAGATKVPFLPYLLATAIGVIPGSIAAVYVGDRVAAGFRGGGKSAFLVAAIVMAALFALSFLPNLIKKLRGR; from the coding sequence ATGCGCCCAAGCGATTGGGCACGGCTCCTCGTGCCGCTCCTCCTCATCGCGGCGTTTCTCGTCGCCGCGTGGAAGCTCGGCTACTTCAATCTCAAGGATCCATCGAAGCTCACCGCGGCGGCCGACCGCGCACAGAACCTTCCGTGGTTCGGACCCGTGTTCGCGATCGCCTACGGGGTCGTCGCGGCATTCGCCGCACCGGTCTCACCGCTGGCGTACGGCGCGGGCGCCATGTTCGGTGTCGTACAAGGTACGATCTGGGTGTGGACGGGCTCGATGATCGGCGGCACGGCCGGTTACTGGCTCGCGCGCGGCGCGTGGGCCGGCGCCGCGAAGCGCATGCTCGGCCGCTATCAGGAAAAGCTGCAGGATCTCGAGCGCGGCAATGCGTTTCTCACCGTGCTGCGCGTGCAGTTGCTGCCGATCGTGCCGTTCGGGGTGTTCAACTACGCCGCCGGCGCCACGAAGGTACCGTTTCTTCCGTATCTCCTTGCCACGGCGATCGGCGTGATCCCGGGAAGCATCGCCGCGGTCTATGTCGGCGATCGCGTGGCGGCGGGATTCCGCGGCGGCGGCAAGAGTGCGTTTCTCGTCGCGGCCATCGTCATGGCCGCGCTCTTCGCGCTCTCCTTCCTGCCCAATCTGATCAAGAAGCTGCGCGGGCGCTGA